Genomic window (Capsicum annuum cultivar UCD-10X-F1 chromosome 10, UCD10Xv1.1, whole genome shotgun sequence):
AGAAGGTTGTTTCCACAGCTCAAAACCATGACAAGTCTATTATACACAAACCGTACTCTACATTTCTACACATGAGGTTATTCCACAGCTTGAAACCATGACCTCCTAGTCTCAGTGGCGGAGTCAGGATTTTCATTGAGGGAGTTCAGAAGTAAACACACGTACTAGTCGAagagggttcaacatctactatatatacataaaaatatttttgactgtgtaaaaataatataattttccatcgaaggaggttcggatgaaccctCTGATTACAAGGTGGACCCGCCACTGCCTAGTCTCATGATGACAATCATTAGCAATTACGCCAAAACTCCagatgtttaaaaaaaaaaaaacaactcatCATAACGATGACGAGTCTATTATACGCAACCCCACCTTACATTTCACATTTGTACAGAAAGTTATTTCCACAGCTCAAAAATCAAACCATGACCTCCTCGTCTCATAACGACAGCCATTACCAGTTACGCCAAGACTCTAGAATGTAAAAAGAGCAGGTAGCTAGCTAGTAAGTAATCAATTACCTCAGAATGTAAACAATCACTTTCCCTCAATCTCTTCCATggagaagaagaacaacaaccaccaccaccctCCTCCCTAGCTCCTCCACCATCTCCAGCACCtgataaagaagatgaagaaggcAATGGAACAACTTGATTCCCATCATCTTCACAgttctcatcatcatcaatgtcACTCTCATCATCACTGCTACTCACGTATTCATCATCACTGTGATCATCATATGTATCCAACTGATAGTTTTCCTCAACACGTTCAACAACTGCATTACGCAATTGAACAGTACTAGGGTTTTCGATACAGGAGTTGCAGATTGACAGTGTAGGAGAAAGCTTAGGACCAGAAGCTGACCATGGAGTTGTGTTCGAACACGAATGACAAAGCAGATTTCTAGAGTGTTTAGCTACGAGGAAGTTTGCAGAATGAACATTGGAATCACAGTCAAAGCAAAGGCTTGCTTCATCTGATTCACAATACATTCTTGCTCTCTTCTTGCAACACAACTCACACTTCTTGATGTTCATTTTTGTTTAATATATTTGGACAAGTTTGAACAAGTTTTTGAATGGAGAAATGATGATGTGtctttaattatatatatgtatttccaTGGTTCTTATAGTTTTAGGTACTATCCTAGCACCTACTTGAATATGGAGAAGAGTCAAGTTGCTTAATGTAGATTAGGTGGGGAGTGTAGGGTGAAGGTGTTGGGGGATGGGGGATATAACAGTTCTTATTTTTTTGGGTTTCTTAATTATGTGGTGTACGATATTTATATTGGAGTTAGATTAATTTAAATTCGCAACGAATAGAATCTGATGTCTGATATGTGtattggagtccgactaatccGAGGTCACGCCAAATAGGATCCATTCGAGGTTAgcattttttaccaaaaaaaaatttcatattcaaaactcGAACTCGAGAGCATGAAAGTTCAACTTATTAATGATAATCTTTATATAGGGTTGCATCGTGGGGGAGGGGGTATGaaagttcttatttttttttgagtttccCAACTGGTGTCCGATATCTATATTGGAGTCTAACTAATCTGAGGTTGCGCCAGATAAGGATCCATTCAAGGATAgcattttttacaaaaaaaaaatcatattcgGGACTCGAACTTGAGAGCAGGATCTCATCTGGTGTCCGATATCTGTATTGGAGTTCGACTAATTCAAATTCGTGCCGGATAAGATCTGGTGTCCGATATATCTGTATTGAATTTTGACTAATCCAAATTCGTGCCGGATGAAATCCATTTGAGGACAAcctttttgattaaattttattttttttttatattcaagaCTCAAACTCGAGATCACGAAAGTTCAACGTATTAATGATATTCTTTATATAGAGTATTGGAAAATTTCCATGGTTATTATACTTCTATAGGTACTATCCTAGCACTTTGCTTGGATAAGAAAAAGAGTCAAGTTGCTTAATCTAGATTAGGGGGTTAGAGAGGGGGTTGGAgtgggtggggtaggggtagggggaGTTTATGATAGTTTAAGTTATTTtagcaaagaaagaaaaaaaaaattctcatgtttgattgaattaagaatgaaaaaataattactaaaaattgTTGATAAATGGATTTATATGAAGGAGTCTGgttgatttgaaattaataataGATACTATAAAGTAGAATTTACCTCTCGAGTATAGTCAAAGTTgttatgatatattttaattttatagggatttcattattcttttgaatttaatttgagTAGATTTGTGTCATCCTTTTATACCGACGTGATATCACGTCAGGTTAACAAAATAAAGATGCTACGTCAGttaaaaagaatgataaaaatacgttaaaatttagTTTGAAAAGGTAATAGAACCCCTATAAAATTAAAGTGTGTTATATCAGATTTATCATAATTCAGGTATACTAAATGCTTTTACTCTAGCTAAATTCAACCTAAACTTTACttaaaaaatgacataaaattcaaatttcatctttatTTGTGAGggactaatttttattttttttcaattttggtataAATTAAAATTGCTACAAGATAGTAGGTAGCTTTCGTGACTCTAATTTGAAAGGATAtgatatatagagagagaaaagggGAGGcttagagtaactggtaaagttgctgtcaggtgaccaggaggtcatgggttcaagccttggaaacagcctctgacagaaatgtaaggtaagacgGCGTATAATACACCTTTGTGATGGGGCTCTTCTCCGAACACCGTGCACCGCGGTAACTgccctttttatatatatatagccattttTATGACCAAGCAAATTTAGATTCTAGTTACATTTTGCTTACATGGCCATTTTTAGTCCACATAAGAGATTCAACCATGTGAAGTCCACATGTAGTCCATGGCTCaaaaaatttatcattatttgtCCTTGGAGTATGGGCtttttatatgattattattgtaTTACGAGAACAACAAATTCAGTATATTCTCACGTAGTGGGATCTGGGAAGGATAGAGTGTATGCAATTTATATCACtatctctaaagaagtagagagactgtttccgatagacttccgactcaagataaaagtaatatacaaaaacatcaaaaacatagaacacgataaaataacataggtacaacatccacaaaaaatttagataagaatataaaataaaatataaaatattattttggataagaataaaagggaaaaagaatTGACTTAGCCTAATCAACTTGCTCTCTATCTTATCTTGGATATAATATAATAACATTTTTATAAAAGagattttatagatttttaattttaagttggtcatgattttattttattgtaattcaaataaaattaaaacaaatggGATATATAAATCCATTACTTCAAAATATAATGATTTTATCACTTATTTTTAATAGAAACTGTATCGAAAACAATCTATTTATCTCcacaaaaaataagaataaaatatgaatatttctCCTCAGACTTCACTTACGAGATTATAATATGCATGTTTTATAGTTGTTAACTTCAAAAATATAATgactttgattatatttttttagcagAGAATTtactgaaaataatttatttactcACAAAAGGTAAGAGTAATTTATTCCGCTCCTCATATCATATTGTGTATGTTGTTGCTAGGTTCAAGAATATAATGGGTTAATACCAAACCTTAcatagttttaatatttttaaattataattttaaaaagacaaaatatttattaaacaaaaaaagagaaaaaaatccaACCATTCTATCACAAAAAAAAGTGGACTACATCATGAATAATAATTGAGACAAATAGCGATGggatgagaaataaaataaaatacatggtGGACAAAGTTTTGTTATACTATCATGCACCGGATGAAGCTGCTTCTTTCTTAACCAGAAGTTTTGGATTCGAGtcttgatataaaaaaaaaaaaaaaaattaattgaaagcATTTTTCTCAACGGGATCTTATATTATGCAAATTCAAATTAGTCGAGTTTTAATGCGGATATCGAACactaaataaaatttaagaaaaaaaatgttgaTTTAATTGATGACATGGAATTTAGACCATGTGAACATGTCTTATGTGGCATCAAAATGAGTATGTTCCTCCTTCCTTGAGATTCTAATCTTGCTTACATGGACAAATCTTGATTTTGTCATCAATGTGTGACTATGTGAgagagaaattttttttctaataattttttattaattgtttGTGAAAGCAAATTGTGGATAAGAGAGGTACTTTGCACCAAGTAGGGTGGGGGGTGTGGGAGGTGTGGGGGTTAGGTGTGGGCATTATTTTACTATGTTCTCCGTCTTATTTTACGtgacattatttaatttaatatgtataaaaaaatatttttgaagctaaaataatttttagatattcGTATATATGATTATAAATTGAAGGCCTtgaagtaactgataaagttgctgtcgtgtgatcaggaggtcacggattcaagccttgaaaacaaccTCAgacagaaatacaaggtaaggttGCCTGCACATAATGAAAGCTTTAATGTATCagactatctttttttttttataattataaaattattttattaaaaataaaatatgaatttaaaaattaaattattttttaattataataatgtGATATTTTTTggaaagaaataaaagtaaaaatgccatataaaatgaaatggaaAAAGAGATAGTATATGATATGAAAGATACCAACTACCAAGTtgcaattttcatcaacaaatgtGAGGTCTTTAGGGCCACAAATTATATGTACattagaattattatttttttattaatgatatactatataaatggtAATCGAGAGTTtatcaaaaataacttttatacTTGTGAGATAGACCTAAGATTTAGGTgcgtgttattttattttatttttgaaatttcactttatgaaattatattaaatatattgttatttttgttgagCTCTTAAATGTCACATAATATTAATCTTAAATTTGTTGCTATCAAATTAAAATCggagaaataatttaaaacagaGAAAGTatcatttatattatataaagtggatacattttttatatatatgtataaatgtgtatctaataatatataaaactctataaaaattattttatcgaTTTAATTTATGTAACGATATTTGCCTGAAccctaaattttaaaatattaaaaacacttTTGATTTTGTTTACTAAATTTGCAAAGACTCTTCTATTTTTTGTCCATTTGGAACccatcatatgcatgaactatacatACTCAGGGGCGGAGCTAGCCTTGTTTGGTGTTCGGCTGAACTTCCTTCTatggaaaaatatattatttatttatatatgattaaaattatttttatatggttatagtaggtgttgaacccccttcgactaagttttctttgaatatggaatCCCTTTAATTGAAATcctaaattttctttgaatatgaaaCCCCCTTCAttaaaattctggctccgccctCTGTATATACTCATTGAATTGACTTTATTGTGTGCCTCATATTTTGCAAGCAACAAAGTAAGTTCACACTTAGGTTTCATCCACTTCTTGTTTAGGGTTGGGCATAGTTTGTGTCAATTCAAATACTGGTTCCGTTCacttttatttatcatattttaactTAATTCGACcatttataagaaaataattattaacatgactaatttatcataatatctctattaattGATGTCGATTATTGTGTCTTTAAATTGGTTTAGAGCATAAGCAATAATAGTTAAGGGTAAAATagagaatgattttttttttttttaattattacaaaaattgatttgaacaaaaaatCACTCCATCACGCGCGAGATGGAGTGTGACTACAAACATTTTGCCACGTCAGCAAAAAGGAGCCACGCGACGTACTAAAAGAACAAGTTTGGGGGTACTTAAGACTAGGCAAAGTTCAGGTATACCCTGAATAAAACGTGGCAAGTTTAGGGGGTTAATAGATATTTTTCTCTATAACAATCAAATAATGTCACACGAACCGAAACCGAAAAAGTATTACTCTGTccgtccatctttacttgtccatTTTTCTATTGACATGGGAATTAAGAAACAGTAAATAATAAGGCTAATTTTACCATATTATCCTTTgatatttaactaaaaattacacaaatacataatttatgtttccaatattacaaaaaatctcaactccctaaaaatattacaaaaatctcaacatatacacagaatgctatgtatatgtcggtgatattatgtatattaataggaagagatagtaaagtaattaaaaaagtggaagagGGTGCAATTACTTCCAAAAAGgttaatatttatgttatttatactaaatttaatgttttgaaaaatttattagGTAATGAATCGTATTTAATGTTAAGTGTAAAATAGGTAGAAATCCATAAACTATCCATGAATTTTAGAAACTGAATAAATATTATTTGacatctcaaaatttaaaaaatggacAAAGAAAGATGAACGGAGAAAGTAAAAGGGGAAATTCTAAGTTCATGGAATCTCTCCAATCCCCTCCCCTGCCATGTACTGAGCTAGTATACAATGAATGAATTCAGATCTaaccaaaaattatattatttacatataattaaaattatatatatatagtagacgTTGAATCCACTTTGGCTAATTCATGTATGCACTTTTGAACCCCCTAATAAAATCTTGATTCCGCTACTGGACTCCCCTACCCAAGTGGCGGATCTACCCTTTTCcgagggggttcatccgaacctccttcggtgaaaaattatgttatatatgcatgattaaaattattttttatgtaaatattcaTATGTTCACTTATAAACCCTCTTAGTGAATATCCTGACTTCGATACTGCCTACCCCACCCCCCACTACCCTCCTTTTGTCTCTGAGTAGCAGTATTTTGATGGGGTTGTATGAGGCAGGCAGTAATAGGACCACTATTTTTGCAAGTGCAAGAGGGATGGTCTTCATGTATTCAACAGTTCAAACTTGTGGTTATTATTAACTAGGGAAAGTACATTGTACACTCCCTCTGTCCTGTATGCATATTGCATTAATGCACTTTCTCTTGTTTCTTTTTCATAAAGTATATACTAATTACTAATACAGTTCAAACAAGTAACAGAATGTTTACCAACGTCGTTACGACACATTGCAACTTCACAGGGATTCAATTATCCCCGACTTAATTTTAGCATATTTCTATCATCCTTTTATGTTGGCGTGACagctttattacataaaatgaaacTCACGTTAAAGATAccacgttagctaaaaagattaaTAAAAGAGGTTACGTCAGctaaaaaatatgctaaaatttagttcaaaaaAGGTAATAAAACCCCCATAAAATTGGAGTGTATaatagcaaatttggtcatagttcgaaggtactagatgctttactctttaTTTTGGACACTTTTTTGGGGGGTTTAGAGTTGCAaactttgttgttgttgtttggaaaAAATACCTAGAGTagcatatttaagtattaaattataaaaaataacaacacttttatcaaattacattttgtagcatatgtatttgtatgtatttatatttttgtagcaacagtttgcaaaaatataaaatacatatcgatcataagggcagtaaaaataatatgtatttgtatttttgtagcaacagtttgcaaaaatataaagtACAACttactatattatgtaattatgaaactgttgctatgaaactcataattaaagggataagtatgttatttctgaattttgcccttgAAATAATTTGTTAAGCCCAATGACTTCTTTTCAATTCTGCTTATTGGTTTCGATTCAGTTTTGAACAGTCCTAGGTAtcataaaaatcttttaaaaaa
Coding sequences:
- the LOC107845910 gene encoding zinc finger protein CONSTANS — protein: MNIKKCELCCKKRARMYCESDEASLCFDCDSNVHSANFLVAKHSRNLLCHSCSNTTPWSASGPKLSPTLSICNSCIENPSTVQLRNAVVERVEENYQLDTYDDHSDDEYVSSSDDESDIDDDENCEDDGNQVVPLPSSSSLSGAGDGGGAREEGGGGCCSSSPWKRLRESDCLHSEDEETCSSAIGFVRPMKALRTNELCE